The Methyloceanibacter sp. wino2 nucleotide sequence GTGCCCGATGCGGGCGAACTCTTCTTGCATGGCTTGATTGGATCGCGCGTCCGCGCGCCGATACGCGTCGATGACCGCTCGGCCGAAGTCGGTGACTTGCGCGCCGCCTCCGCCTGAGCCGCCGGGCGACGTGCTTACGAGCATCTTGCCGAACATCTCGTTGAGTGCGCTGACGAGAAGCCATGCACGCCGGTAGGACATGCCGAGTTCGCGCCCTGCGGCAGAGATGGAGCCCACGCGCTCGATTGTTTCGAGCAGATCCACTTTTCCGGGCCCCAGCACGAGGCCCGGCCGCACCATGATGCGGAGCCGGGGAAAAGGACGCGGCTGAGCCATGTCCTGGACGGACGACGCCCGCGCACCAGTTGCCTCATCCTTCTTCGTCACCGGCCTCGGATTCATCGCGGTCGCCTTGCTCGACACTCATGAGAACTGCTGCATCCGCTATATCTGATCAGATATAGCGGAGTCCAGTGCTGTGTTTGGAGACTTGACGGGGAACCCGCAGATTGCGTGCGGCTCGCGCGCTCGTCGCTTGTGCAAATGCGCGCAGGACGGCGTGGCTGCACATACTTCGAGGTATGTAGCTGTGGAAGGTGTGTCTCGCGGTGACTGCTTCGTGCCGAAGACCGGCAGGAGGTCGGCAAGTTTCGTCACGATGCCTGCCATAAGACGGGAACGATTTTTACCAAGCTCTTCGGATGGACGGGCCTATCGCCCACAAACGGCCCAAGTTCGCACTGCATACCGTACGGACAAACCAAGAGGAGGCGCTGGATGACGTTCAAAGGTTCGAGATCGGCGATCGTGTTTTCCGTGCTCGCGTGTTTTGCGGGTGCGAGCCCATCGGTGGCATGGGCACAAGCCGGCAATATCTCCAAGGATATGGAGACGTATTGCGTCAACGACTACAAGAAATTCTGCGGCGATTACGGGCTGCAAACCTCGGCACTCAATCTTTGCATGAGGAAGGCTGGTCCGAGCCTGTCGCCGGCGTGCGTCAAAGCACTGGTCCGGGCTGGAAAGATTTCGCAAGCCGAGGTGGATCGCATCAAGGCACAGATGGGTCGTTAGAGGGTTTCAATGATGAACAAATTTGCTTGTTTCGCTATTACCGCCGCCCTTGGACTTGCCTGCAGCAATGCCTTTGCGGATGAGAGCTGCACCAAGATTACGGCCACGGGCCATCCGGCCTATCCTGTCATCGCGTTCAAGGACGGCGACAACATCGCCGGCGCAGCGCCCGAGCTCGTCGCGGCGATCGCCAAGACCCTCAAGGTGCCGCTCGAGTCGAAAGACATGGGCACCTGGGAAGAAGCGCAAGCTGCAACGCGCGACGGCAAGGCCGATCTCATCTTCGGCATCTACTACAACGATGAGCGTGCCGGTTATCTCGACTACGTCCAACCCGCGTTCATGTACGACGACGTGGCGGTCTTTGTGCTCAAGGGCAAGGAGTTCCCTTTCAAGGACAAGAACGATCTGGTCGGCAAGAAGGGCGTGACGAACAAGGGCGAGAGCTACGGCAACGAGTTCGATGCCTTCATGAAGGACAAGCTCGATGTCACGCGCACGAACGGCATCGGTGAAGCGTTCGAAGCGCTTACGTCGGGGAAGGCCGACTATCTGATCGCGGGCTACTATCCCGGCACCGCCGAGGCGGCAAAGGACGGGTTGAAGGACAAAGTCGTCCCGCTCGACCAGGCATTGCTGACCGCCGAGATGTTCGTTGCCTTCTCCAAGAAGTCGCCGTGCCGGTCTTTGGCCTCAGGCTTCGGCGAGGGCATCACGACCCTGACCACGGACGGCAGTTTCGACGGGATGATCAAGGACGCCACGTCCACCTGGGACAAGGCGCAGACGAAGAACTAGGCCGCAAGGCAAGGTGAGCTTGAAAGCGACGCCTTGCCTGTGCTCACGATCGGGTCGCAGCCCGAGACGTCTGTCTGACTTTGGCGCGGCGCCCGCTCTTTGACCCGGAGCGGGCGCAAGCGCGCCAGGACAACGATGGTGCCCAGCGATAGACCACGCGGGCATCTCGCTTCGCTCCAACACTTTGGAGTGCGCCGCTGCGTCATTTCTTCCGATCAACGACAACACACTCGTTGGATCAGAATACTCTGATCAGGGCCTGAACACCTATAGGCCGTCGAGAACGGAAGGACGCCGACGTTGATTAGAAGATTCTGGCATCGGGCCGCTCTCTTCAGCACGTTGTTTCTTCTCGCAAGCGGGGCTTGGGCCGATACGGCCAAGCCTCTTCTTGCGATCGACACGTCGAGCCCGCGGGCGACGATGCAAACGTTCCTCGACGTCACCCAGGCCCTCGAGTCCGCCGCGATCAAACTGCGTTCCGAACCCGGTCCTGCGGCCCAGGCCGAAGCGGAATCTTTGATGCGCAAGGCGCTCAGAACGCTCGATCTAAGCCAAGTGCGGCCTAGTGCACGGCGCGAAATAGGCGGCGACGCGGTCGTCTTCCTCGTCGATATCTTGCGCCGCATCGACCTTCCTCCTTTGGACTCGATCCCCGATGCCGCCGATTTTCCGGATGGTGACACACCTGCCAGCTGGACCATCCCCGGCACCGAGATCACCATCAGCCGGGTGATGGAGGGGCCGTCGAAAGGGCAATTCCTCTTCAGTCCTGACACAGTCACCAGGGCCGGTGAGTTCTACGACCTAACGAAGCAGCTTCCATTGAAGATGCCCTCTCAGGTGCCGAACTGGCGCGAGGCGCAACTTCAGTTCCACGGCTGGATGATTCCGCCGGATCTGACGCGCTCCTTGCCGCGCACGTTGAAACAGCCCGTTCTCGACACGCCTATATGGAAGATCATTGCCGCGATCGGCATCTTCGCTGTTTTGGCGGTTGCCTTGCTGCTGCTCAGACAGGTCACGAAGCCAAAGCCGAAGGCACGTGCGCTTGGGCGCTATCTGCGCCGCCTCTTGCTGCCCGTTGCCATGTTGATCGGGATCTTCGGCGCCGAGGTGCTGATCACCGAACAAGTCATGGTCCTCGGCACCTTCGCCGACATGGTCGATCTCTTTGTCGAGATCGCGTTCTACGTAGCGGCCGCGTGGGTCGCGTGGCTCTTCATCTCGATCCTCGTGGAATGGGTGATCACGTCGCCCCAGATTCCGGAAAAGAGCTTGGATGCCAATCTCCTCCGGCTGCTCGGCCGTGTCCTTGGGATTTTGGCGGTGGCAAGCATCGCGGCTTATGGCGCGCAACAGTTGGGTCTGCCGGTCCTGGGTGTTTTGGCCGGCCTTGGTGTCGGTGGTCTTGCCGTGGCGCTGGCCGCTCAGAACAGCCTGGAGAATCTGATCGGCGGGCTCAATCTCTACGCGGATCGCCCCATACGCGTCGGTGACTTTTGCGACTATGCCGGCATCAAGGGGACGGTCGAGTACATCGGGCTCCGGTCGACGCGGATACGGGGAGCCGACCGCACCGTAACGTCGGTCCCCAACTCGATGCTCGCCAAGACGCAGGTGACGAACTATGCGCTGCGCGATCACTTGCTGTTCCGGCACGTGCTGGACTTGCGGTACGAGACGACCACCGAACAGCTGCGCACGGTGTGCAACAGCATCCGCGAGCTTTTGTCGTCACATCCGAATGTGAGTCAGAGCCTCGCGCCGCCGCGGGCGCATGTGGTCTGCTTCGGCGAGTGGTCAATTCAGGTCGAAGTCCAGGCCTATCTCGATGTGGCGCCGGGCAAGTTCCTTGCAACACAGGAGGAACTGCTCTTGGCGATCGCCGAGATCATTGGTGAGACCGGCACTACCTTCGCCTTCCCGTCGCAGACCAACTACGTCGTCACAGAGACGGCCGGCGAGGACTCGTCGAGTCCACGGGCGTAGAAGGCGAATCCAATAATCCGGGTCGTGCTGGGATAAGGTCCCGGCATTGCTGACGAGACGTCAGCGGCTGTCTTGTTTGGTGACCCCGACAGGATTCGAACCTGTGACCCTCAGATTAGGAATCTGATGCTCTATCCTGCTGAGCTACGGGGCCATTGCCTTTAGTAGCTACACCGGGGTCTCGGTTTTCGCCACCCCGTATGCCGCGATCCTGGCTCCCGCACCCGACAACGTGACGCGGGTCTCGGGTCCGCTCTCCCTCTGGAATCATGCGGTTTGAGCGGGTAGGGTCTCGCATAGATCGTTGAAAACATTGGAAATATTCTAATGAAAAAGAGTCCGGAGATGGATCGCCGGTCGTTCCTGGCGCTGGCCGGGGCAGGCGCGGCTGGCCTTTGGCTCCCGGTTGGCGTCTCGGCGCTTGCCAAGTCCGCCGAGGCGACGCCATCGACATTTCGGATCCAGACCGCGCGCTACCGTCTGCGCGACGCGGTGACCGAGAATCTGGTCAGCGTGTTTCCCGACGCGCCGCCGCCGGTCTTGCGTATGACGCAAGGGGTGCCGTTCTCGATCGATGTGACGAACACGCTGGAGGAGGCCACGACGATCCATTGGCATGGCTTGCGCGTGCCGAACAAGATGGATGGCGTTCCGTATCTCACCCAGTTTCCGATCCAACAGGACGAAACCTGGCGCTACAGCTACACGCCTGACGATGCCGGGGTGTACTGGTATCACCCCCATTGCCGCACCATGGAGCAGATCGCGCGCGGGCTCACCGGGATCATCGTCGTCGCGGAAAGGGACGACCCCGGGTTCGACGGGGAGACGGTCCTGAACCTGCGCGACTTCCGCATAGGCAAGGACGATCAGTTCATGCAGCTCTATTCGGCGCGGGCGGCCGCGCGCGCCGGCACGTTCGGCACGGTGATGACGGCGAACTGGGAACAGAACCCGGTCTACGAGCATCCGGCCGGTTCGCTGGTGCGCCTGCGCCTCGGCGCGACCGACACCACGCGCTTTTATCCGCTCACCTTCGACGGCGGGGAGGGACGCATTATCGGCGCTGACGGCCATCCGTTGCGCGAGGAGTTGCCGTGGCCGACCGGGGAGGCGCCCATCCTGGTCGCGCCGGGACAGCGGCTCGACGTGGCGCTGCGGATGCCGGACACCGAAGGCGAGGAGATCGTGGTGACCTACCGGTCCCTCCAGAAGACGCGGAAGCTGGCGACGCTGCGTGCGACGGGATCAAGCCTCGGCCGCTCGCTCGATGAGTTGACGCCGCTACCGCCCAACGACGTCCCCGACTTCGATCCGAGGGGGCTGGAAGTGGTGGAGATGGTTTTCGGCTGGTCGCCAGACGGATTGAAGCCGAACAACGGCTTTTGCGGTTCGTTCGGCTATACGTTCTGGTCCATCGACCGCAAGCCTTGGCCCGGTGACGCGGCCAAGGGGATCGCGCCGGTCGCGGAGCTGAAGCTCGGCAAGGCCTATGTCCTGCGCTTACGCAATTCGAGCCCGAACCGGCACCCGATCCATCTCCACGGTCAGGTGTTTCGCCCCTTGCGTTCGAACAAGCGCGTGCTGCCGTCCAACTGGACCGACACGGTCGTCCTGGACAAGGAAGAGACCATCGACATCGGCTTCGTGGCCGACAACCCGGGCGATTGGGCCTTCCACTGCCACGTGATCGAGCACCAGAAATCCGGCCTCGCGGGTTTCATCCGCGTGAGCTGAGGCGGCGCGCGGCGTCCGCTTCTTCGTAGGCTCACTTAATAGATCTTTGGCACGTAGAGTTCGGGCGACAGTGTCTTGCGGTCATAGTCGGGGCTGAAGACACGGTCCGGCAGCTCGATCTTGTCGTAGGGCACGTCCTCATAGGGGATCTTGGACAGAAGGTGCTCGATGCAATTGAGCCGTTCGCGCTTCTTGTCGTTGCCTTCCACGATGTACCAAGGCGCTTCGGGGATGCTCGTGCGCGCGAACATCTCTTCCTTGGCCTTGGTGTACTGCTCCCAGCGGACGCGCGACTGCAGGTCCATCGGCGACAGCTTCCATTGCTTCATGGGATCGTGGATGCGGATCATGAACCGCAGCTGCTGTTCCTCGTCGGTGATCGAGAGCCAGTACTTCAACACGATGATGCCGTTACGCACGAGCATGCGTTCGAATTCCGGGACGTCCTGAAAGAACCGTTCGACCTGGTTCTCGCTCGCGAACCCCATGACGCGTTCGACGCCGGACCGGTTGTACCAGGAGCGGTCGAACAGAACGATCTCGCCGCCCGATGGAAGGTGCGGGACATAGCGCTGGAAGTACCACTGCGTCTGTTCGCGCTCGGACGGTTTCTGCAAAGCGACCACTCTGGCGGTGCGGGGATTGAGCCGCTGCGTGATGCGTTTGATGACGCCGCCTTTGCCGGCGGAGTCACGACCCTCGAAAATGATCAGAACCTTGGAACCGGTCGCCTCGACCCAGCTTTGCATCTTGATGAGCTCTGCCTGGAGACGGAGGAGATTCCTGAGATAGATGCGCCGGTCGAGAGCGTCGGGGTGGGCCTCTTTGTAGATCTCCCGCAGCTCCTCACTCAGCATCGGCTCGGAGAGTTCGGCTTCAAGGGTCTCGTCGAGAGTCTCTTCGAGTTCTGACTCAACCCAGTCCTTCATGTTCTTTCGGCCCGTCTCATTCGGATCGTCGGTCATCGGAGATCTCTCGTTGTTCGTCGTCTATGTGAGGTCGTCGGCTCAGCTGTAACTCTCGCCAGCGAGATTAAAACTTTTGTGTCAGCGGCAACACTTCTCCGAACAGGAACCCGACAAAGTCAACCGCGCGATGACATTGGGGGAACTTGAGGGTGCTTGCGTGCCCTGTTCGAGTGCTTGCGGCCTCCGTAGAATGCATGAATGCGCATCCGGGCTCTCCTGATCAGTGTCGGACTTGCTCCTGTCGTTGCTCTCGGCGCGCTCGCGTCCGAGGCGTTGGCCGGCGCGTGCGACCTGCCGGCGGGCGAAACGGTAGCGGTATCCTCTGTTATCGACGGAGAGACGCTGGAACTCGATGATGGCCGCGCGGTGCGGCTGCTGGGGGTGCTGGCGCCGTCACCGCCGGCGGATTGGGACGGGGTCGAGCCGTGGCCTTTCGCGGCGCAGGCGCAGGAGGCGCTCGCCGAGTTGGTGCAAGGCGCTTCGGTCAGCCTGCATTTCGATGCGCGGCAGGAGGACCGGTACGGGCGTCTGCTGGCGCAGGTCTTCCTTACCCGCGACGCCGAGCCGGTTTGGGTTCAAGAGGCGCTGGTCGCGAAAGGTCTCGCCCGCGTGGCGGCGCAGCCCGACATGAGCGCCTGCCTCGATCCGCTCCTCGCCGCGGAGGCTGAGGCGCGGGAAGGAAGGCGCGGGGTCTGGCGTTCTCTGACCTATCAGGTCCGCGATGCGCACGATCCCAAGTCGCTCGGCTACCGGCGTCACACCTACCAGCTCGTCGAGGGCAAGGTGCATGGCATCGGCGAGGGAAAGACACGCGTCTACGTCAATTTCGCAGAAGACTGGCGCGAGGATTTCACCGTGGTCATCAAGCGCAAGCGGCTCCCGGTTCTGGAGGCCGCGGGCCTCGACCTGATGAGCTTGCCGGGTCGGCGCGTGCGCGTGCGGGGCTGGGTGGAATGGTGGAACGGCCCGATGATCGAGATCTCACACCCGGAAGAAATCGAGATCCTGGAGACTTCGTCCGGCGCGGGGTGAGGCCCGCGTCAGCGTCAGGCACGAGTCTCCCGAAAATGAAAAGGCCGGGCGCGAGGCCCGGCCTTGTCTCATCGTGGCAATAGGAAGCTTACCTTAGGCGGCGGCTTTCCCGGCCTCGGCGGCCTCGGCGGCGGCCTTGATCGTGCGCGCCGACTTCGCGAGGATGTCGTCGATCTTGGCGACGGCGCTTTCCTCGTCCAGCTTCTCGACGGCGGCCAGTTCGCGCGCCATACGGTCGAGCGCAGCTTCATAGAGCTGACGCTCCGAGTAGGACTGCTCCGGCTGAGCCTCGGACCGGTACAGGTCGCGGACCACCTCGGCGATGGAAATCAGATCGCCGGAGTTGATCTTGGCTTCGTACTCCTGGGCGCGGCGCGACCACATGGTGCGCTTCACGCGGGCCTTGCCCTTCAGCGTGGTCAGGGCCTTCTTGACGATCTTGTCTTCGGAAAGCTTGCGCATGCCGACGCTCTCGAGCTTCGTGGTCGGCACCCGAAGGGTCATCTTGTCCTTGTCGAAGCTGATCACGAACAGCTCGAGCTTCGCGCCGGCGATCTCCTGCTCTTCGATGGACGTGATGCGGCCCACGCCATGGGCCGGGTACACGATGTATTCGTTCGTCCGAAAACCGTTCCGCTGCTGGGGTCTCTTCTTTTCCGCCATATGCTCGCCTCGCTGTTTGAAAGTCGTGGGGCGCGTCGGAACCAAGGCGCTTGAGCTTGTCTGCGTCGATTTCGGCCAGCGACGGGGTCGCTGGCGTCGCCCGGTGGGGGCGGTCTCGCTGACAATAAGGAAGCGTTCGATCAGGGGCCCTGATCGCTCAACTCCTTGGAAGCTCAGAAAAAAAGCGCGCCCAACCGGCTCGCCTCTCTTGGTGCCTCACGCGCCGACAGTTTGCGCCATTTCGAACACACCATATCACAAAAAACGCCAAATCGGAAGTCGCCCGCTCCGGCGGCATGGCCAATTTCAAGGCAGTGACTGTGGCATTTTGACCGAAAGGTTAACGCGAGACCGCATTTTGGGGCCGCGTTCAGGCAGGCGTTCGGGCCCTAATCGCCCTCGCCGGGCTCCGCGGAGAAGTACTTCTCGAATTTGCCCTGCTCGGACACCTTGTCGTCCGCGCCTTCCATGGCCGGCTTCTTCGTCGTCAGGTTCGGCCAGATCTCGGCGTACTCGCGGTTCACGTCGAGCCACTTCTCGAGATCGGGTTCGGTGTCCGGCTTGATGGCGTCCGCGGGGCATTCCGGCTCGCAAACGCCGCAGTCGATGCACTCGTCCGGATGAATGACGAGCATGTTTTCGCCCTCGTAGAAGCAGTCCACGGGGCACACCTCAACGCAGTCGGTGTACTTGCATACAATGCATAAATCCGTGACGACGTATGTCATCGATTCCACATGCCATGGGGCTGTCCCAGCCCGGTTGCTTAAGCCCAGTACGGGCTCTCAGCAAAGCCCGGGGAGAAGGAGCCCTGCCTATAGCAATAGTGTCGGCAGCACAAGGCGTGGAGCCTGCCGGGAAACCCCAATTTTTAGGATGGATTTGCGGCTTTCTGCCGCTCGTTGAGGCGGAATTTCTGCCGCCCGCGCCCGCGCGCACGCGGGAACCGTTTTCAGCTCCAAAACGACCGGAACGTGTCGATGCGCCGGCGGTCCTTCTTGGTGGGCCGCGCGCCTACGCGGGCCTCGCCGGCAGGCCCGCCTTCGGTCTCGTCGGCCGGCGGGGTCAGGTCCTCGTAGAGGGTCCGGGCCAGGGGCGCCGGGCCGCGCCGGTCGGCGGCATCGAGGATGCGCCAAACCACGAGCCGCCCGGGCGGTGTTGCCGTGATGACATCGCCGAGTTGCACGATCCGGCTGGGCTTCCGCACCCGCTCGCCGTTGATCCGGACCTTGCCGTCCGCGATGAGACGGGTCGCTGCCGAGCGGGTCTTCACGGCCCGCGCGCACCAGAGCCATTTGTCGAGGCGCTGGCCCGTCACGCGGCCGCGTCCTAGCTCCGGCCCGAGCGGCCGCGTGCCGCCAGGCTGTCGCGCAGATCCTTGAGGGCCGCGAACGGCGAGTTCTCCGCTGCCTGCTCCCGTTTGGGCGAGGCGCTCCATTCCTTGCTTTTGCCTTGGCCACCGAAGCGATCGCCCTTGCCGCCTTTGCGGGGCGGTTTTCCGTGTTGGCGGTTCTTCTTATTGGGCTTGCCCTGGTGGTCGCCCTGTTGGCCACGCTGACGGTGCGGACGCTCCGCGCCGTCGCTGGCCTGCTTGCCGTCGGCACGGCCCCCGTGGCGGCCCTTGCCGCGCTGGTGCTGGCCTTGCTGATGCCGGCGTTTCGCCGGGCGCCAGATCTCGTCGAAGACGGGCTCGGGCTCCGCTGGGGCAGCGGCTGCACCGGCATTCTCGTCTTGGGCCGGAGCGTCTTGGGCCGGGGCATCTTGGGCGGGAGGCTCTTGAACCGCGACTTCGCCGGTAGCGGCATCCGGTTCGGAAGCGGCCGGCGCGTCCTCGGACGGCGCTGCTTGTAGTTGCGGCTCGGCAGGGACGTCGATCTTCCGCCGTTCGAGACGGAAGCCAAGACCGCGCAGGATCGAGGCGAATTCCTCGCCGGAGCAACCGACCATGGACATGAGTTCCGGCACGACCCGGAAACCGCCGTCGCCGGTCGCGCCGGACGGCGGCGTGGGTGTCGCGGCGGCCTTTGCTGCCGGTGCGGCTTGCGGCGTTGGGGCGGCCTCGGCGGGCACGCTCTCCGTTTCGGTAGCCGACACCTCCGTTGGTGCCGCCCCGGTCTCCGAGGTCTCTGCCGTAGGTTCTGCTGCGGTTGCCGCCGCCGGCTCGGGCGTCTCGGTCTTCGGCGCGGGCCGCCAGGTGACGCGGGCGCGGATCAGGTCCGACAGCCGCTCGAGCATGTCGATCCGAACCGCACGGCTGCCGGCCACGTGAAAACCGGCCGCGCGCCAATAGGGCTCGGGCAAGGCGCCGTTCGCCGGCACGGAGGTGAGGCCCTGCTGGGGCCGCTCCGGCATGGCGTCGATATCGATGCCGTACTCGGCGCCGCCGTGGAGCGCCCAGAGCTGCAACAGCAGCTCCGCCGCCGCCGGCTTCAGAAGCGCGGGGAAATACAGATTGAAGGCTCCGAACCGGACGCCGTATTTGCGCAACTGTCCGCGATCGGACTGGTCCAGCGCCTTGATGTCGTCGGCTGCCCCTTCGCGGCGGAGCACGCCGAGATTCTCCGTGAGACGGAACGCGAGGCCGCGTGCGAGACCCGTGAGATCCTCTGCGCGGTTGAGATCCATCAGCGGCTTGAGCTTTGCGTCGAGATGCGCCGTGAGCCAGGCATCCAGACGCGCGGCGACCCGTTCCCGGTCCGGCGCGCTCAAATTCTCGTCGGCGAACACTTCGATGCGCGGCTTCAGGGCCGTATCGCCCGCCACCAGACGGCCGATCTCGCAGCCCTGCCACAGGATGCGGCCATTGCCCGACAGGGTGATCGCCTCGTCGGCCGCCGAGCCAAGTGCATCGGCGCGCTGCGCAAGCTCGCTCGCCAGGATCTGCGTGGCGGCGTTGCGCGCGGCCTTGCCGTGAATACCCTCGCCCGCCGCATCAGGGGTGAAGCGGAAGCCGTCGAGCCGGCCCACGAAATGGTTCTCGACCAGGATCT carries:
- the ppk2 gene encoding polyphosphate kinase 2, with amino-acid sequence MTDDPNETGRKNMKDWVESELEETLDETLEAELSEPMLSEELREIYKEAHPDALDRRIYLRNLLRLQAELIKMQSWVEATGSKVLIIFEGRDSAGKGGVIKRITQRLNPRTARVVALQKPSEREQTQWYFQRYVPHLPSGGEIVLFDRSWYNRSGVERVMGFASENQVERFFQDVPEFERMLVRNGIIVLKYWLSITDEEQQLRFMIRIHDPMKQWKLSPMDLQSRVRWEQYTKAKEEMFARTSIPEAPWYIVEGNDKKRERLNCIEHLLSKIPYEDVPYDKIELPDRVFSPDYDRKTLSPELYVPKIY
- the fdxA gene encoding ferredoxin FdxA; its protein translation is MTYVVTDLCIVCKYTDCVEVCPVDCFYEGENMLVIHPDECIDCGVCEPECPADAIKPDTEPDLEKWLDVNREYAEIWPNLTTKKPAMEGADDKVSEQGKFEKYFSAEPGEGD
- a CDS encoding helicase-related protein; the encoded protein is MSKALSTQSTGRPATGAPTTGAHGPPNRGRGVTAVLGPTNTGKTHLAIERMLAHEVGVIGLPLRLLAREVYEKVVAKAGAGQVALITGEEKIKPPRARFYVCTVEAMPRELEADFVAIDEIQLAADGERGHVFTNRLFHARGTSETLLLGAATMRDAIRELLPGANLVSRPRLSSLSYAGEKKITRLPRRSAIVAFSANDVYAIAELVRRQRGGAAVVLGALSPRTRNAQVALYQNGDVDYLVATDAIGMGLNLDLDHVAFAGVRKFDGHTHRNLTPSEIGQIAGRAGRHMNDGTFGVTGQAGPFDAELIERLETHSFDQVGVLQWRSRTLDMASIEALKESLRETPIHPRLTRSRMVDDVIALENVTRDEAVCDMAKSPAAVGLLWDMCQIPDYQRVSPADHADLVGALFGFVMSDEGKIPEDWFARQVAQADRTEGDIDTLSNRLAQIRTWTFVSHRAQWLHDPEHWQERTRSIEDKLSDALHERLTQRFVDRRTSVLMRRLRDKEEMMAEIGDDGQILVENHFVGRLDGFRFTPDAAGEGIHGKAARNAATQILASELAQRADALGSAADEAITLSGNGRILWQGCEIGRLVAGDTALKPRIEVFADENLSAPDRERVAARLDAWLTAHLDAKLKPLMDLNRAEDLTGLARGLAFRLTENLGVLRREGAADDIKALDQSDRGQLRKYGVRFGAFNLYFPALLKPAAAELLLQLWALHGGAEYGIDIDAMPERPQQGLTSVPANGALPEPYWRAAGFHVAGSRAVRIDMLERLSDLIRARVTWRPAPKTETPEPAAATAAEPTAETSETGAAPTEVSATETESVPAEAAPTPQAAPAAKAAATPTPPSGATGDGGFRVVPELMSMVGCSGEEFASILRGLGFRLERRKIDVPAEPQLQAAPSEDAPAASEPDAATGEVAVQEPPAQDAPAQDAPAQDENAGAAAAPAEPEPVFDEIWRPAKRRHQQGQHQRGKGRHGGRADGKQASDGAERPHRQRGQQGDHQGKPNKKNRQHGKPPRKGGKGDRFGGQGKSKEWSASPKREQAAENSPFAALKDLRDSLAARGRSGRS
- a CDS encoding CarD family transcriptional regulator, with translation MVSETAPTGRRQRPRRWPKSTQTSSSALVPTRPTTFKQRGEHMAEKKRPQQRNGFRTNEYIVYPAHGVGRITSIEEQEIAGAKLELFVISFDKDKMTLRVPTTKLESVGMRKLSEDKIVKKALTTLKGKARVKRTMWSRRAQEYEAKINSGDLISIAEVVRDLYRSEAQPEQSYSERQLYEAALDRMARELAAVEKLDEESAVAKIDDILAKSARTIKAAAEAAEAGKAAA
- a CDS encoding thermonuclease family protein, encoding MRIRALLISVGLAPVVALGALASEALAGACDLPAGETVAVSSVIDGETLELDDGRAVRLLGVLAPSPPADWDGVEPWPFAAQAQEALAELVQGASVSLHFDARQEDRYGRLLAQVFLTRDAEPVWVQEALVAKGLARVAAQPDMSACLDPLLAAEAEAREGRRGVWRSLTYQVRDAHDPKSLGYRRHTYQLVEGKVHGIGEGKTRVYVNFAEDWREDFTVVIKRKRLPVLEAAGLDLMSLPGRRVRVRGWVEWWNGPMIEISHPEEIEILETSSGAG
- a CDS encoding RNA-binding S4 domain-containing protein encodes the protein MTGQRLDKWLWCARAVKTRSAATRLIADGKVRINGERVRKPSRIVQLGDVITATPPGRLVVWRILDAADRRGPAPLARTLYEDLTPPADETEGGPAGEARVGARPTKKDRRRIDTFRSFWS
- a CDS encoding multicopper oxidase family protein → MKKSPEMDRRSFLALAGAGAAGLWLPVGVSALAKSAEATPSTFRIQTARYRLRDAVTENLVSVFPDAPPPVLRMTQGVPFSIDVTNTLEEATTIHWHGLRVPNKMDGVPYLTQFPIQQDETWRYSYTPDDAGVYWYHPHCRTMEQIARGLTGIIVVAERDDPGFDGETVLNLRDFRIGKDDQFMQLYSARAAARAGTFGTVMTANWEQNPVYEHPAGSLVRLRLGATDTTRFYPLTFDGGEGRIIGADGHPLREELPWPTGEAPILVAPGQRLDVALRMPDTEGEEIVVTYRSLQKTRKLATLRATGSSLGRSLDELTPLPPNDVPDFDPRGLEVVEMVFGWSPDGLKPNNGFCGSFGYTFWSIDRKPWPGDAAKGIAPVAELKLGKAYVLRLRNSSPNRHPIHLHGQVFRPLRSNKRVLPSNWTDTVVLDKEETIDIGFVADNPGDWAFHCHVIEHQKSGLAGFIRVS
- a CDS encoding winged helix-turn-helix domain-containing protein — encoded protein: MAQPRPFPRLRIMVRPGLVLGPGKVDLLETIERVGSISAAGRELGMSYRRAWLLVSALNEMFGKMLVSTSPGGSGGGGAQVTDFGRAVIDAYRRADARSNQAMQEEFARIGHDMRDD
- a CDS encoding mechanosensitive ion channel family protein, which codes for MIRRFWHRAALFSTLFLLASGAWADTAKPLLAIDTSSPRATMQTFLDVTQALESAAIKLRSEPGPAAQAEAESLMRKALRTLDLSQVRPSARREIGGDAVVFLVDILRRIDLPPLDSIPDAADFPDGDTPASWTIPGTEITISRVMEGPSKGQFLFSPDTVTRAGEFYDLTKQLPLKMPSQVPNWREAQLQFHGWMIPPDLTRSLPRTLKQPVLDTPIWKIIAAIGIFAVLAVALLLLRQVTKPKPKARALGRYLRRLLLPVAMLIGIFGAEVLITEQVMVLGTFADMVDLFVEIAFYVAAAWVAWLFISILVEWVITSPQIPEKSLDANLLRLLGRVLGILAVASIAAYGAQQLGLPVLGVLAGLGVGGLAVALAAQNSLENLIGGLNLYADRPIRVGDFCDYAGIKGTVEYIGLRSTRIRGADRTVTSVPNSMLAKTQVTNYALRDHLLFRHVLDLRYETTTEQLRTVCNSIRELLSSHPNVSQSLAPPRAHVVCFGEWSIQVEVQAYLDVAPGKFLATQEELLLAIAEIIGETGTTFAFPSQTNYVVTETAGEDSSSPRA
- a CDS encoding ABC transporter substrate-binding protein, translated to MMNKFACFAITAALGLACSNAFADESCTKITATGHPAYPVIAFKDGDNIAGAAPELVAAIAKTLKVPLESKDMGTWEEAQAATRDGKADLIFGIYYNDERAGYLDYVQPAFMYDDVAVFVLKGKEFPFKDKNDLVGKKGVTNKGESYGNEFDAFMKDKLDVTRTNGIGEAFEALTSGKADYLIAGYYPGTAEAAKDGLKDKVVPLDQALLTAEMFVAFSKKSPCRSLASGFGEGITTLTTDGSFDGMIKDATSTWDKAQTKN